A stretch of DNA from Candidatus Polarisedimenticolaceae bacterium:
CATGCGGCAGATGCTCGACGTCCTCGTCGAGTTCGGGTACGTCGAGCCCGCCGCCCGGCTCCGCCAGGCTTCCGGCGAGCAGGTCGACGGGATCGCCGCGGCGTTCCTGCGCTCGGCGGCGAACCGCCTGGACCGCATCCGCGAGATCGGAAGCGACGTCGCCGGCTGGTCGGCGCTCCTGATCTCCCCCGAGGCGGACATGCGCGAGCTGGCCGCGCAGCGCCTCGCCCGCATCGGAGGCCCGGCCGCCTTCGCCGCGCTCGAGACGCGGTTCGCCACCGCAGGACCCGACGACCGCGAGACGATCCTGACGGCACTCGCACGTCATCCGCAGCCGGCGGCGGCGGTTCTCGCCGAGCGGGTGCTCGACGACCCCGCCTTCGACGACGTCGAGACGACGCCGATCCGCGCGACGGCGGCCTGGGCCGCACGGAGGATCGGCGGGCCGGCCATGACCGAGGCGCTCGCACGCTCGGCGTCGCGCACCGAAGGGCTCGACCTTCCGACGCTCGTGTATTGGGCGCAGCTCGCCGGCGCCAAGTCCCTCGAGAGCATCGACCGGCTCCGGCTGCGCCGACTGCGGCATTTCTCCGGCCACCGGGGCGAGGAGCAGCAGTTCGTGGACGAGATCGTGTCCGATCTTCGCGCGGGGCGCTCGATCGCCGAGTTCGACGTTCCGCCGTGGGCGCTCCACCGGCACTGAACGCCCCGCTCAGGCCTCCGACAGGGCGGGCGCGGCGGGCTCCGCGGGCGTCTCCGGCCGGAACTCCCCCGCACGGTAGGCGCGGTTGAACGCCTCCACGATGCGTTCCTCGAACGCGACGCCCTTGAGCTCGTTGATCCGCGCGACGGCGGCCTCGAAGGTCATCCCCTTCTGGTAGGGACGGTCGGTCGTCATCGCGTCGAAGCTGTCGGCGACGGCGATGATCCTCGCCATCAGCGGGATCGCGTCTCCCTGGAGGTTGTCGGGGTAACCGCCGCCGCGCCATCGCTCGTGGTGGCTGCGCAGCCCGGGGATGATGGACTGCATCTTCTTGATCGGGGCCATGATCTGCGCACCCAGCACGGTGTGCTGCTTCATCACCTCGAACTCGGGCGCGGTGAGCGGAGCGGGTTTCTTCAGGATCGCGTCGTCGACGCCGATCTTGCCGACGTCGTGCAGCAGCGAGGCCACGTGGATGTCCGCGAGATCCTGCGAGCCGAGACCGGCGTACCTCGCGAGCACCACGGAATACCGGTTCACGCGCACGGAGTGGCCGCGGGTGTAGGGGTCCTTCGCGTCGATGGCGGTCGCGAGCGCCCGCGCGGTGCCGAGAAACAGCTCGTTGTTCTCCTCGGCGGCGCGCCTCAGGCGGCGGATGACCTCCTCGAGCTCGGCCGCCATCGCGTTGAACGTCTCCGCGAGCTCCCCGATCTCGTTGCGCGCGCGCACGTCGACGCGCACCGAGAAGTCCCCCTTCGCGAACGCCCGCGAGGCCTCGGCGAGCCGGTCGATGGGGTTGGACAGCCGCCCCGCGAAGACGACCGCCGCGAGAATGGCGAAGCTGATCGCCAGGAGCGCCCATCGCGCGGCCTCCTCGATCATCTGATGCACGCGCTCGTAGAGCTGGCTCTCGCGCGCCTGCACGAACACCCCCCAGCCGTCGCGGGTCAGCTCGTACGAGCCGAGATACCACTCGGGCGCTCCCCCGTCGCTCCACAGGAACGGCATCGTCTCGGTCTGGAGCCCCGCGCGATCGCGAAACCGCTTGACGATCCCCGAGCGGGGCGAGAGGTCGTCCCCGGGTGAGGCGCCGAGCAGGTTGCGGCTGGCGAACAACCTTCCCGAGCGGTCGACGGCGAAAACCGCCTGCCCCGAGCCGCGCCCGGCGACGACGGCATCCCAGACTCCCTGGAGGTCGACGACGGCGTAGAGCGCCCCCCGGAAGACGCCTCCCGCGAGCACCGGCGCGGTGAGCAGGACGACCGAACGCGGCGGGTCGGCGGGGAGCACGACCGGCGGCGACACGGCCACCGCGTCGGCGTCGACGGGGCGGTGGTTGGCCAGGCCTTCGGCGACCTTGACGAACCCCTCGAGGAAAGCCGGCTCGAGCTCCGCAGGGACGTCCGCGTCGCTCGCCGAGGCGACCTCGAGTTGCTTCACGTCGCTGTAGCGCAGGAGGAGGATCCGGTCGTCCGAGAACTCGGAGAGCAGGCGCCGCGCGCGCGTCTCGGCGTCGCCGGGCGCGGGTCCGATCTCGCCTCCGAGCAATCGGGACAACCCGAGGAGCTGCGCCCGCAGGCCGCTGAGGTGGGTATCGAGCTGCCCCGCGATCGTCGAGGCGAGCATGAGCTGGGATTCCTGCTGCGACGTCTTGAGATGTTCCTTGCTCGAGTCGATCAGCTTCCAGGAGATGACGGCGAGCGGAGCCAGGCCGACCGCGAGCAACACCGCGAGCAACGCGAACAGGATTCGCCCTCTCCGCTTGTTCGGAAGCGTCAGCTTCACACGTCTCCCCGCGGGCACGCGGCCGGGGGGAATATGGGGTCCGGCGTTCCCGTGAGCAATCGCCCTTGCCCCGCCGGCGTCGTCACCGCTAAAGTCCGCGTTCCCTTGATCTTGTCCTTGTACGACGTCGCCGCCTCCGCCTCCCGGGCGCTCGCCTGGGTCTGGGCCGCGTGGGCGTCCCGGAGCGCGGCCGGCGCGCGGGAATGGGACGAGCGGCTCGTTCGGATCCTCCCGGCGGTGCCCCCCGGGTCGATCTGGATCCACGGGGCGTCGCTGGGGGAGGCGCGGCTCTCCGCGATCCTCGCCGGGGAACTTCGCGCGCGACTCCCGGGAACGGCCGTCGTCGTCTCGGCGCTGACCCCCGCCGGACGGGCGGCGCTCCCCGGCCCCCCGAAGGCCGACGCCGCGTTCTACTTCCCCATCGACGCGCGCCCCCTGCAACGACGCCTCCTCGACGCGCTGCGCCCCTCGGCGATCGTGCTCGTCGAGACCGAGTTGTGGCCCTCGCTGCTTCGCGAGGCGGCGTCGGCCCGCGTTCCGGTGGTGATCGCGAACGCGCGCCTTTCTCCCGAGCGGATGACGCGATACCGGCGGCTCGAGTCGCTCTACCGGCCCCTGCTCGGGGGGATCGCCGCGATCGCCGCCGCCGGCGAGGCGGACGCGTCCCGCCTGCTCGCCCTCGGCGCGCCCGCCGCGCGGACCGCGGTCGCCGGGAACCTGAAGTTCGACCTCCCCGCCCCCACGCTCTCCCGGCGGGAGGTGCGCGCCGCGCTCGGTTGGGACGCCTCGATCCCGGTGGTCGCCGCAGGCTCCACCGGCGAGGGGGAGGACGGCCCCGTCCTCGATGCGTTCCTCCGGCTTCGAACGGCGCATCCGGACGCGCGCCTGGTGCTCGCCCCGCGCCACGCGGAGCGCTTCGACGCGGCGGAGCGCGAGGCCGCCTCCCGCGGGTTGCTCGTCCACCGCCTGTCCCGCGGCGAACGCGCCGCACCGGACGCCGCGATTCTCCTCGTGGACGGGCTGGGACGGCTCGCGACGCTGTACGCCGCCGCCGACGCGGCGTTCGTCGGGGGGAGCCTGGTGCCGGTGGGCGGCCACAACCTCCTCGAGCCCGCGGCGGCGGGCGTCCCCGTGCTCTTCGGACCGCACACCCACCACGTCGCGGAGATGGCGCAGGTCCTGGAAGCCGAAGGCGCCGCACTGCGGGTGACGGACGCGGGGGCGCTCGGCGACGCATGGGAGCGCCTGATCGACGACCCCGATGCCCGCGCCCGGCAGGCGGCGGCGGCGGAGCGCGTGATGGAGCGCCACCGCGGCGCCCTCGATCGGACGGTGGATCGGATCCTCGGGGTGCTCGCGTGACCCCCCCGCGCTCGGAGACGCTCGCCCGCGCGCTCGCGCCCCTGTCGGCGCTGTGGGGACTCGTCGTCGCCCGGCGGAACCGTCGGTTCGATCGCGGCGAAGGGGTCCATCGCGCGGCGGTTCCGGTCGTTTCGGTGGGGAACCTCGCCGTCGGCGGGACCGGGAAGACGCCGATGACCGCGTGGCTCGCCGCCCGGCTCGCCGCGCGCGGACGTCGGAGCGCGATCGTCACCCGGGGGTACGGCGGTCGAGCCGGCGTCGGGCCACTCGACGTGTCCCGGGGGGGAGGACCTCTCGTCGACGCGGCCGTCGGCGGCGACGAGCCGGTCCTGCTGGCGCGCCTGACCTCCGCCGTCGTGGTCGCCGGGTCCGACCGCGTCGCGGGGGCCCGGCGCGCCGTCGAGCTCGGGGCGGACGTCGTGATCCTCGACGACGGATTCCAGCACCGACGGCTCGATCGCGACCTGGACGTGGTGCTGCTCGACGCGGCGAGCCCGTTCGGCAACGGGAGACTGCTCCCGGCGGGCCCGCTCCGGGAGCCGCCCTCCTCGCTCGCCCGGGCGGGAATCGTCGTTCTCACGCGCTGGAGCGGAGAGGCGCCCCCGGCCGGCATCGCGGCGCCCGTCGTTCGGGCCCGGCACCGCAACGCGGGGTTCCGCGACGCCGCGGGGCGCGAGGTCCCCGCCCCCGGGCGCGCGTTCGCCTTCTGCGGCATCGCCCGACCCGCGAGCTTCCTCGACTCGCTTCGCGGGGCCGGCGTCGAGATCGCGGGGACGCGTGCCTTCCCGGACCACCATCGGTTCGACGCCGCGGACCTTCGCGCGTTGGCCGATGGCGCGCGCGAGCGAGGCGCGGCTATCGTCACGACGATGAAGGATCTCGTGCGCCTGTCGGGGGCGCTCCCGGACGTGATCGCCCTCCACGTGGAGCTCGACGTCGTCGATCCCGACCCGCTCGAGGCCGCCCTCGACGCGGTGACCGGGAGGTGGCGTTGAACCCCGTTCGCGCGGCGGGCGAAGCCGCGGCCTTCCACGTGCTCCTGAGGGTCGCGCGGTGGCTCCCCCGCCCGCTCTGGATCGGCCTCGGTGCCGCGACCGGCGACCTCGCCCGGATCCTCGATCGCCGGCACACGCGGATCGCGTACGAGAACCTGCGACTCGCCTACGGGGACGCCCTCGACCCGGCGGAGGCGGACCGGATCGTCCGGGAGTGCTGGCGGCACTTCGGCCGGATCACCTTCGACGCCCTGGCCTTCCCGCAGCTCTCGGAGGCGGCGGCGGGCTCGATCGTGAGCTACGAGGGGCTGGAGCACGTCCGCGCGGCCTACGCCCGGGGAAAGGGCGTGCTGGTGTTCTCGGGACACTACGGCCACTGGGAGCTCAGCGCGGTGATGCAGGGCCATCTCGGCCTGCCGCTCGCACTCGTGACCCGTCCCCTCGACAACCCCCGCCTGGAGTCGATGCTCGCCGATCTCAGGACCCGCTCGGGTAACGTGGTCGTGCACAAGCGGCGCGCGGTACGCGAGATGGTCAAGGCCCTCGGCCGCGGGATGGGCGTGGCCATCGTGATCGATCAGGACGCGCGCGACTCGGGGATCTACGTCCCCTTCTTCGGCCGTCCCGCCTCGACGACGCCCACGCTGGCGGCGATCGCGCTGCGCACCGGGGCCGCCCTGCTTCCTTCGTTCTCCTACCCGCTCCCGGGGGGGAAATGGCGCGTGGTTTATGATCCCGAGGTTCCGGTGACGGCGACCGGGGATCGGGAGGCCGACGTGCGGAACCTCACCGCGACGTGCACCGCGATCCTCGAGCGGCGCGTGCGCGAGCGGCCGGAGTTATGGTTGTGGATGCACCGGCGCTGGAAGACGCAACCCGCGCCGGAAGGAGCGACCGGAAACCGATGAGTCGAAGGGCGATCTTCATGGACCGCGACGGGACGGTCTGCGACGAGGTCGGCTACGTCAACCACGTGGGCCGCGTGCGGCTGCTCCCGCGAAGCGCCGAGGCGGTGCGCCTGGCCAACGAGGCCGGTTTCCAGACCGTCGTGGTGACGAACCAGGCGGGGGTCGCGCGAGGTTACTTCGGCGACTGGCTCGTCGACGAGGTGCACGACCGCGTGCGCGCGCTCCTGGCGGAGGGTGGAGCGCGACTCGACGGCGTCTACTACTGCCCGCACCACCCCACCGTCGGCGACGCCCCGTGGCGCAAGGACTGCGACTGCCGCAAGCCGCGCCCCGGGATGCTGCTTCGCGCGCGCGACGAGATGGGGATCGACCTCTCCGGGTCGTACATCGTGGGAGACAGCGTGCGGGACATCGAGGCCGGCCACCGCGCGGGGGTCGTCCCGGTGCTCGTTCTGACCGGTTACGGCCGGGGCGAATGGGAGTACCAGCCCGAGCGCTTCACGGCCCGCCCGGCCCACGTCGCCGACGACCTGCTCGACGCCGTCCGCTGGATCCTCGAACGGGAGAGGAACGGCGCGTGACCGCAACGCGCCTGCTCGAGCTCGTCGCCGGCTTCCACGGCCGCCGGGTCGCGGTCCTCGCCGACCTCGTGGTGGACGAGTTCGTGCACGGGGAGATCGCGCGCGTGTCCCGCGAGGCGCCCGTGCTGATCCTGGAGCAGCGCGAGGTCGAGGTCGTCCCGGGCGGGGGCGGGAACGCCGTCGCCAACCTGCGCGCCCTGGGCGCCCACCCGCTCCCCGTCGGGGTCGTCGGTCCTGACGAGGCCGGCCTTCGGCTCGTGCGGCGCTTCGAGCGGGACCGCATCGACGCGTCGGGAATCCGCGCGGAGCGCGGGTACGCCACACCCGCGAAGAGTCGCGTGCTCGCCGGCGGGGTGCACACCCGCCGTCAGCAGATCGTCCGCGTCGATCGCGGGAACCGCCATGGCGAGCTCCCCACGCCGGTCGTCGCGCGCGTGGCATCGCGCCTGCGCCGGGCCTTGCGGGGCGCCGAAGGGCTGCTCGTCGCCGACTACGGTTACGGCGCCGCGACGCCGGCCCTCGTGCGCGCGGCGGGGGTTCCCGCGGCCGTCCCGCTCACGGTGGACTCGCGCGGCCGCATCGCCGGCTACCGGCGGGCCTGGGCCTGCACGCCCAACCAGGAAGAGGCCGAGAACGCCCTCGGGCTCGCTCCCCTGCGCACGGAGACCGAGGTCGAGTCCGCGGGGCGGGCGCTCCTCGACAAGACCGGGAACCGCGCGGTCGTGATCACGCGCGGCGCGCGCGGCATGAGCGTGTTCGAGCGCCGCGGCCGCGTCCGCCATCTTCCCGCGTTCGGCGACGGCGAGGTCGCCGACGTGACGGGGGCGGGCGACACCGTCATCGCGACCTTCACGCTCGCCCTGATCGCGGGAGGGACCTTCGTCGAGGCGGCGGCGCTCGCGAACTACGCGGCCGGCCTCGTCGTCATGAAATACGGGACCGCCACGATCTCCCCCGAGGAGCTCGCCGCGGCGGTGCGGGGGGACCTCGCGTGAAGCGCGTCGTGACGCTCCCGGAGCTGCTCGAGGCGATCGCACCCGCGCGGGCCGCGGGAAGGTCGGTTGCGATGGCCAACGGCCTGTTCGACCTCCTCCACGTGGGGCACCTGCGCTACCTCGAGGACGCCTCGCGCGAGGGGGACCTGCTCGTCGTCGCCGTGAACGCGGACGTCTCGTGCCGCGCGCTCAAGGGCCCCGACCGCCCGATCGTCCCGCAGGCGGAGCGTGCGGAGCTGATCGCGGGTTTCCGCTGCGTCGACTGGGTGGTGATCTTCGAGGAGCTCACCGTCGAGCCGCTGCTCCGGGCGCTGCGTCCGGACGTCCACTGCAAGGGGACGGACTACACGGCGGACACGGTCCCCGAGCGCGAGGTCGCGAAAGAGCTCGGCATCCGCGTCGCGATCACGGGCGACCCCAAGAGCCACGCGACCCGCGATCTGATCAAGCAGATCCGCGCATGAGGGGCCGGACCCTCTCCTACCCGCCGTAGATCTCCTGGAGCGAACGGACCTCGACCGGCCCGCGCCGGAGCGCGCGGATCGCCTCCACCATCGCGTGCCCTCCCGACATCGTCGTGATCAGCGGGATGCCCCGCTGGGTCGCGGTCGTGCGGAGGGATTTCTCGTCGAAGTAGGAGGCCTGGCCCAGCGGCGTGTTCAGGATGACGTGGATCTCGCCGTTCTTCATGAGATCGACCGCGTTGGGTCTCCCCTCGTTCACCTTGAAGACCTTCTCGCAGGCGATGCCCCGCGATCGCAGGAACTCCGCCGTGCCCGCGGTCGCCACGAGCTTGAACTCGAGCTCGGAAAGCGAACGGGCGATCGTCACGAGCCCTTCCTTGTCCTTGTCGTTCACCGTGACGAAGGCGGTTCCCTTCATCGGGAGCACCATCCCCGCCCCCGCCATCGCCTTGCCGAAGGCGACGCCGAACTCGGCCCCCGAGCCCATCACCTCACCCGTCGAGCGCATCTCCGGGCCGAGCACGGGATCCTCCCCCGGGAACTTGACGAACGGGAAGACGGAATGCTTGACGAACCGGGCTTTCAGCTCCGGCTCCTCGACGAGCCCGAGGTCGCGAAGCGTCCGGCCCACCATCACCTTCGTCGCGAGCTTCGCGATCGCGACGCCGGTCGCCTTCGCGACGAACGGCACGGTCCGGCTCGCGCGGGGGTTGACCTCCAGGACGTAGACCACGCCGTCCTTGATCGCGAACTGGATGTTCATCAGCCCCTTCACGCGCAAGGCCCGGGCGAGTCGATGCGCGTAGTCCCTCAGGATCTCCATCTTGCCGATGACCGTCGGGTGGTACGGCGGGAGGACGCAGGCGGAATCGCCGGAGTGGATCCCGGCCTCCTCGATGTGCTGCATGATCCCCGCGACGACGACGTCGGTGCCGTCCGACAGGGCGTCCACGTCGACCTCGAACGCATCCTCGAGGAAACGGTCGAGGAGAACGGGATGCTCCGGCGACGCCTCGACGGCGCGCCGCATCGTCTCCGCGAGCCCCGCCTCGTCGTGGGTCACGAACATCGCCCGGCCGCCCAGGACGTACGAAGGGCGCACGAGCACCGGGTAGCCGATCCTCGAGGCGATCGCCCGCGCCTCCTCCAGCGAACGCGCGGTCCCCCACTCCGGGGCCGGGATGCCGAGCTCGCGAAGCAGGGCGCCGAATCGCGCGCGATCCTCGGCGAGGTCGATCGAATCGGGCGAAGTGCCGAGGATCGGGACGCCGTGCGCCTGCAGCGGAAGGGCGAGCCCGAGCGGGGTCTGCCCGCCGAACTGGACGATCACTCCTTCGGGCTTCTCGATCTCGACGATCCGGAGCACGTCTTCGAGGGTGAGCGGCTCGAAGTAGAGCCGATCGGAGGTGTCGTAGTCCGTGGACACCGTCTCCGGATTGCAGTTCACCATGATCGACTCGATCCCCTCCTCGCGGAGGGCGAACGAGGCGTGGCAGCAGCAGTAGTCGAACTCGATCCCCTGGCCGATCCGGTTCGGGCCGCCGCCGAGGATGACGACCTTGCGCCGCGAGGTGGGCTCGGACTCGTCCTCCTCCTCGTAGGTCGAGTAGAGGTAGGGGGTCTCCGCCGCGAACTCCGCCGCGCACGTGTCGACGCGTTTGAAGACCGGCTCGATCCCGGAGGATTTCCGCCGCTCGCGCACCGCCCCTTCCGTCGTGCCGAGCAGGTGGGCGAGCTGACGGTCGGAGAACCCGAACCGCTTCGCCCGCTCGAGGAGCGAGACCGGAAGGGTGTCGAGCGCGAACGACCGCAGGCGCCCCTCGACGTCGACGATCTCCTCGATCTGCGCCAGGAACCACGGGTCGATCTTCGTGAGCGAGGCGAT
This window harbors:
- a CDS encoding adenylyltransferase/cytidyltransferase family protein: MKRVVTLPELLEAIAPARAAGRSVAMANGLFDLLHVGHLRYLEDASREGDLLVVAVNADVSCRALKGPDRPIVPQAERAELIAGFRCVDWVVIFEELTVEPLLRALRPDVHCKGTDYTADTVPEREVAKELGIRVAITGDPKSHATRDLIKQIRA
- the lpxK gene encoding tetraacyldisaccharide 4'-kinase, whose translation is MTPPRSETLARALAPLSALWGLVVARRNRRFDRGEGVHRAAVPVVSVGNLAVGGTGKTPMTAWLAARLAARGRRSAIVTRGYGGRAGVGPLDVSRGGGPLVDAAVGGDEPVLLARLTSAVVVAGSDRVAGARRAVELGADVVILDDGFQHRRLDRDLDVVLLDAASPFGNGRLLPAGPLREPPSSLARAGIVVLTRWSGEAPPAGIAAPVVRARHRNAGFRDAAGREVPAPGRAFAFCGIARPASFLDSLRGAGVEIAGTRAFPDHHRFDAADLRALADGARERGAAIVTTMKDLVRLSGALPDVIALHVELDVVDPDPLEAALDAVTGRWR
- the carB gene encoding carbamoyl-phosphate synthase large subunit, which gives rise to MPKRTDIRRILVIGSGPIVIGQACEFDYSGTQACKALREEGYEVVLVNSNPATIMTDPELADRTYVEPLHPEFLERILERERPDAILPTVGGQTALNLAMALGERGALDRYGVQLIGAKLEAIRIGEDRLLFKEAMAGIGLETPISGTATTLDEARALLKRVGFPAIVRPSFTLGGTGGGIAYNVEEFDEVVEKGLDASPVSQVLIEESVLGWKEYELELMRDLNDNVVVICSIENFDAMGVHTGDSITVAPAQTLTDKEYQAMRDAAIRVIRAVGVETGGSNIQFAVNPENGRMVVIEMNPRVSRSSALASKATGFPIAKIAAKLAVGYTLDEIRNDITKSTPSSFEPTLDYVVVKIPRWAFEKFPSTSPVLGTQMKSVGEAMAMGRTFKEALQKALRSLEVGRAGLGADGKDRLEPSRLREKLLTPNWERIFYIRYALQSGMSVDSIASLTKIDPWFLAQIEEIVDVEGRLRSFALDTLPVSLLERAKRFGFSDRQLAHLLGTTEGAVRERRKSSGIEPVFKRVDTCAAEFAAETPYLYSTYEEEDESEPTSRRKVVILGGGPNRIGQGIEFDYCCCHASFALREEGIESIMVNCNPETVSTDYDTSDRLYFEPLTLEDVLRIVEIEKPEGVIVQFGGQTPLGLALPLQAHGVPILGTSPDSIDLAEDRARFGALLRELGIPAPEWGTARSLEEARAIASRIGYPVLVRPSYVLGGRAMFVTHDEAGLAETMRRAVEASPEHPVLLDRFLEDAFEVDVDALSDGTDVVVAGIMQHIEEAGIHSGDSACVLPPYHPTVIGKMEILRDYAHRLARALRVKGLMNIQFAIKDGVVYVLEVNPRASRTVPFVAKATGVAIAKLATKVMVGRTLRDLGLVEEPELKARFVKHSVFPFVKFPGEDPVLGPEMRSTGEVMGSGAEFGVAFGKAMAGAGMVLPMKGTAFVTVNDKDKEGLVTIARSLSELEFKLVATAGTAEFLRSRGIACEKVFKVNEGRPNAVDLMKNGEIHVILNTPLGQASYFDEKSLRTTATQRGIPLITTMSGGHAMVEAIRALRRGPVEVRSLQEIYGG
- a CDS encoding HD domain-containing phosphohydrolase, translated to MKLTLPNKRRGRILFALLAVLLAVGLAPLAVISWKLIDSSKEHLKTSQQESQLMLASTIAGQLDTHLSGLRAQLLGLSRLLGGEIGPAPGDAETRARRLLSEFSDDRILLLRYSDVKQLEVASASDADVPAELEPAFLEGFVKVAEGLANHRPVDADAVAVSPPVVLPADPPRSVVLLTAPVLAGGVFRGALYAVVDLQGVWDAVVAGRGSGQAVFAVDRSGRLFASRNLLGASPGDDLSPRSGIVKRFRDRAGLQTETMPFLWSDGGAPEWYLGSYELTRDGWGVFVQARESQLYERVHQMIEEAARWALLAISFAILAAVVFAGRLSNPIDRLAEASRAFAKGDFSVRVDVRARNEIGELAETFNAMAAELEEVIRRLRRAAEENNELFLGTARALATAIDAKDPYTRGHSVRVNRYSVVLARYAGLGSQDLADIHVASLLHDVGKIGVDDAILKKPAPLTAPEFEVMKQHTVLGAQIMAPIKKMQSIIPGLRSHHERWRGGGYPDNLQGDAIPLMARIIAVADSFDAMTTDRPYQKGMTFEAAVARINELKGVAFEERIVEAFNRAYRAGEFRPETPAEPAAPALSEA
- a CDS encoding lysophospholipid acyltransferase family protein, giving the protein MNPVRAAGEAAAFHVLLRVARWLPRPLWIGLGAATGDLARILDRRHTRIAYENLRLAYGDALDPAEADRIVRECWRHFGRITFDALAFPQLSEAAAGSIVSYEGLEHVRAAYARGKGVLVFSGHYGHWELSAVMQGHLGLPLALVTRPLDNPRLESMLADLRTRSGNVVVHKRRAVREMVKALGRGMGVAIVIDQDARDSGIYVPFFGRPASTTPTLAAIALRTGAALLPSFSYPLPGGKWRVVYDPEVPVTATGDREADVRNLTATCTAILERRVRERPELWLWMHRRWKTQPAPEGATGNR
- a CDS encoding PfkB family carbohydrate kinase is translated as MTATRLLELVAGFHGRRVAVLADLVVDEFVHGEIARVSREAPVLILEQREVEVVPGGGGNAVANLRALGAHPLPVGVVGPDEAGLRLVRRFERDRIDASGIRAERGYATPAKSRVLAGGVHTRRQQIVRVDRGNRHGELPTPVVARVASRLRRALRGAEGLLVADYGYGAATPALVRAAGVPAAVPLTVDSRGRIAGYRRAWACTPNQEEAENALGLAPLRTETEVESAGRALLDKTGNRAVVITRGARGMSVFERRGRVRHLPAFGDGEVADVTGAGDTVIATFTLALIAGGTFVEAAALANYAAGLVVMKYGTATISPEELAAAVRGDLA
- a CDS encoding HAD family hydrolase gives rise to the protein MSRRAIFMDRDGTVCDEVGYVNHVGRVRLLPRSAEAVRLANEAGFQTVVVTNQAGVARGYFGDWLVDEVHDRVRALLAEGGARLDGVYYCPHHPTVGDAPWRKDCDCRKPRPGMLLRARDEMGIDLSGSYIVGDSVRDIEAGHRAGVVPVLVLTGYGRGEWEYQPERFTARPAHVADDLLDAVRWILERERNGA
- a CDS encoding glycosyltransferase N-terminal domain-containing protein, with the protein product MILSLYDVAASASRALAWVWAAWASRSAAGAREWDERLVRILPAVPPGSIWIHGASLGEARLSAILAGELRARLPGTAVVVSALTPAGRAALPGPPKADAAFYFPIDARPLQRRLLDALRPSAIVLVETELWPSLLREAASARVPVVIANARLSPERMTRYRRLESLYRPLLGGIAAIAAAGEADASRLLALGAPAARTAVAGNLKFDLPAPTLSRREVRAALGWDASIPVVAAGSTGEGEDGPVLDAFLRLRTAHPDARLVLAPRHAERFDAAEREAASRGLLVHRLSRGERAAPDAAILLVDGLGRLATLYAAADAAFVGGSLVPVGGHNLLEPAAAGVPVLFGPHTHHVAEMAQVLEAEGAALRVTDAGALGDAWERLIDDPDARARQAAAAERVMERHRGALDRTVDRILGVLA